In Limibacter armeniacum, a single window of DNA contains:
- a CDS encoding carboxypeptidase regulatory-like domain-containing protein translates to MDKLTFLSFTFLLSFCMYSCSNDDPEPKENASIMVHLKADSPNPNNNIYLDIKEVWVRMENNDKEWISLDGASFIHNLNNTDQQPLVGYGSIPSGTIEQIKLSLGVANSIVVNDEEYKLNIPEELVFDTDERIESGKIYNIDLSTGSNNAVSINDFGIYNFHPTLSASSHPITGISGKLSTTSPAKILVYNQDAVEPITTTQTKSLGGFMVSDLAPGVYQLVVTAEGYADYTRTVLVSQEHVTNIATIELVPSR, encoded by the coding sequence ATGGACAAACTTACATTCCTCTCTTTTACCTTTCTGTTAAGCTTCTGTATGTATTCATGTAGCAATGATGATCCTGAGCCCAAGGAAAATGCCTCTATTATGGTACACCTGAAAGCTGATTCGCCCAACCCAAACAATAATATTTACCTTGATATAAAAGAGGTCTGGGTAAGAATGGAAAATAATGACAAGGAATGGATTTCTTTGGATGGAGCTTCATTTATCCATAACCTAAACAATACTGACCAACAGCCTTTGGTTGGCTATGGGAGCATCCCTTCAGGTACTATCGAACAAATAAAGCTTTCACTTGGTGTTGCCAACTCAATTGTGGTCAATGATGAGGAATACAAGCTCAACATCCCTGAAGAGCTGGTTTTCGATACAGATGAAAGAATAGAATCAGGTAAAATTTACAACATTGATCTTTCCACTGGATCTAACAATGCCGTATCGATCAATGACTTTGGGATTTACAACTTCCATCCAACCTTAAGTGCTTCTTCTCACCCAATCACAGGCATTAGTGGTAAACTTTCAACTACCAGCCCAGCCAAAATACTTGTTTATAACCAAGACGCTGTAGAGCCAATTACAACCACACAGACAAAAAGTTTAGGAGGTTTTATGGTTAGTGACCTTGCTCCTGGCGTCTATCAGCTTGTTGTTACAGCCGAAGGATATGCAGACTATACCCGTACAGTATTAGTCAGTCAGGAGCATGTCACCAACATTGCTACTATTGAGCTTGTACCAAGCCGCTAA
- a CDS encoding SDR family NAD(P)-dependent oxidoreductase, protein MSKIALITGVSREMGLGFETARQLGKLGYKVIVTARELSKVKPLEDKLRSEGLDVLSEKVDITNEQRVAQLAQEIDDDFGKLDVLINNAGAFYDAGGDPLTVDFDFVKAALDVNLLGAWRMIAHFASILEKSENGIVVNVSSGAGAISDMSYGFLSGSADTPVYSVSKLALNGLTIKMAEHLKGKVKVNAVCPSWVATYPGTAELGARPVEEGAKGIVWAATLPEDGPTGGFFRDGKSIDW, encoded by the coding sequence ATGAGCAAAATAGCATTGATTACAGGAGTGAGTAGAGAAATGGGGTTGGGCTTTGAAACGGCAAGACAGCTGGGGAAATTAGGATATAAGGTTATCGTCACAGCTAGAGAACTGTCCAAAGTAAAACCCTTGGAAGATAAACTGAGAAGTGAGGGATTGGATGTCCTTTCTGAAAAAGTAGATATTACCAATGAACAGCGTGTAGCGCAATTGGCCCAAGAAATTGATGATGATTTTGGGAAGTTGGATGTGCTGATAAATAATGCAGGAGCCTTTTATGATGCTGGGGGAGACCCACTGACGGTTGATTTTGACTTTGTAAAAGCAGCATTGGATGTTAACCTGTTGGGTGCTTGGCGTATGATCGCCCATTTTGCCAGTATTCTGGAAAAAAGTGAGAATGGTATCGTGGTCAATGTATCAAGTGGAGCTGGTGCAATCTCTGATATGTCGTATGGTTTTTTGTCAGGTAGTGCTGATACACCAGTTTATAGTGTCAGTAAATTGGCACTCAATGGGCTAACCATAAAAATGGCAGAACACCTGAAAGGAAAAGTGAAAGTCAATGCCGTGTGTCCTAGTTGGGTAGCGACTTACCCAGGAACAGCTGAGTTGGGGGCGAGACCTGTAGAAGAGGGGGCGAAAGGGATTGTGTGGGCAGCTACATTACCTGAAGACGGACCAACAGGAGGGTTCTTCAGGGATGGAAAATCCATTGATTGGTAA
- a CDS encoding bifunctional UDP-N-acetylmuramoyl-tripeptide:D-alanyl-D-alanine ligase/alanine racemase: MDFSNQFWQKRYLLTDSRKLIAAGDTLFFALQGNNHDGHGFIPSLYQLGVRAFVVRKDFNTAEYPDADFFYTSSPLQVLQALVAYRREQFNLTVIGITGSNGKTIIKEWLYSLLEKDRKVVKSPKSYNSQIGVPLSVWEISEAHEVGIFEAGVSQSGEMEHLEVMIKPNIGIFTNIGSAHDKGFVDRTEKVQEKLKLFENAEVLVYCKDHQLIDKEVQKCTCRKFSWGLTSDATLQYKEIGFSKLGKNIELKYQDEVFQLRIPFTDAASVENSMHCIACLLVMGYSFEEIAERIALLRRVGMRLELKQGRHNCKLVDDTYNNDLAGLMVALDFLVQNAGQLTRTVILSDLLETGRDPEWVYSNIAELLKGKGVTKLIAVGTRIMAGLKYFEGIQVMVYPDTESLIQDIGKALSFSNEIILVKGARMFAFERVVSSLQEKVHGTRLEISLESVEHNLNFYRSLLAPDTKLMVMVKAFAYGNSRYELAGLLQYNLVDYLGVAYVDEGIELRENGIKLPIMVLNPSEDTFDKALQYDLELQMYSMQLLKALAEWKQDRGSAHDQIKVQLSFDTGMRRLGFEPADLEKLCNFLIRNAHWLKVTGVFTHLAGADEEVHNSFSKQQLDTFSTMAAHLERQLGYSVIKHAMNSAGIVRFPEAHFDMVRLGIGLYGVDPTAISHHMLQPISTLKTSISQVKYIKEGETVGYSRKGVAERPTTIATIGIGYADGFDRRFSNGVGKVLINGQLAPVIGNVCMDMTMVDITGIEAAEGDEVIVFGEGLTISDQAKAIGTIPYEILTSINERVKRVFYA; this comes from the coding sequence ATGGATTTCAGCAACCAGTTTTGGCAGAAAAGATACCTCCTTACCGACAGTCGAAAGCTTATAGCAGCAGGCGACACCCTGTTTTTTGCCCTACAGGGAAATAACCACGACGGTCATGGTTTTATACCTTCACTTTATCAGCTTGGAGTGAGGGCTTTTGTGGTCAGGAAAGACTTTAATACTGCAGAATATCCTGATGCTGATTTCTTCTATACCAGTTCTCCTCTTCAGGTTTTACAGGCATTGGTAGCATATCGCAGGGAGCAATTTAACCTGACAGTTATAGGAATTACGGGAAGTAATGGTAAAACCATTATCAAAGAGTGGCTTTATTCCTTGCTTGAAAAGGATCGAAAGGTTGTGAAAAGTCCTAAAAGTTATAACTCTCAGATAGGGGTTCCACTTTCCGTTTGGGAAATTAGTGAGGCGCATGAGGTAGGAATCTTTGAGGCTGGAGTTTCTCAAAGTGGAGAAATGGAGCATCTGGAAGTTATGATCAAACCCAATATTGGAATATTTACCAATATAGGTTCTGCTCATGATAAGGGTTTTGTAGACAGGACTGAAAAAGTACAAGAGAAGTTAAAGCTGTTTGAGAATGCTGAGGTGTTGGTGTATTGCAAGGACCATCAACTGATAGATAAAGAAGTTCAGAAATGTACTTGCAGAAAGTTTTCATGGGGATTGACTTCTGATGCTACGTTGCAATACAAGGAAATAGGTTTCAGTAAACTGGGTAAAAATATTGAACTGAAATATCAAGATGAGGTCTTTCAGTTGAGAATACCGTTTACAGATGCAGCTTCTGTTGAGAACAGTATGCACTGTATTGCTTGCCTCTTGGTGATGGGCTATTCCTTTGAGGAAATTGCCGAAAGAATTGCTTTGCTACGTAGGGTGGGAATGCGATTGGAGTTAAAGCAAGGCAGACACAATTGTAAACTGGTAGATGATACTTATAACAATGATTTGGCAGGACTAATGGTAGCGCTGGACTTTTTGGTTCAGAATGCGGGGCAACTTACCCGAACCGTGATTCTCTCTGACTTGTTGGAAACAGGACGCGACCCCGAATGGGTTTACAGCAATATTGCAGAGCTGTTGAAAGGAAAGGGAGTTACGAAACTGATAGCTGTAGGTACCAGAATCATGGCAGGGCTGAAGTATTTTGAAGGGATTCAGGTGATGGTTTATCCTGATACGGAAAGCTTAATTCAAGATATAGGCAAGGCTTTGTCTTTTAGCAATGAGATAATTCTGGTCAAGGGTGCTAGGATGTTTGCCTTTGAGAGGGTGGTTAGTAGCTTGCAGGAAAAGGTTCACGGAACACGCCTTGAAATTAGTCTGGAGTCTGTAGAACACAACCTGAATTTTTATCGAAGCCTTCTGGCTCCTGACACCAAGCTCATGGTGATGGTGAAGGCATTTGCCTATGGCAATAGCAGGTATGAGTTAGCAGGACTACTCCAATATAACTTGGTGGACTATCTCGGAGTCGCATATGTGGATGAGGGGATTGAATTAAGGGAAAATGGCATCAAGTTACCAATCATGGTGCTTAACCCTTCTGAAGATACTTTTGACAAGGCATTGCAGTATGACTTGGAGTTGCAAATGTACAGCATGCAACTGCTGAAGGCTTTGGCTGAGTGGAAACAGGACAGGGGTTCGGCTCATGACCAGATTAAGGTACAATTGAGTTTTGATACTGGGATGAGACGATTGGGGTTTGAACCTGCTGATTTGGAAAAGCTGTGCAATTTTTTGATCAGAAATGCACATTGGCTGAAAGTGACAGGAGTGTTTACTCATTTAGCTGGAGCTGATGAAGAGGTACATAATTCCTTCTCTAAACAGCAGTTGGATACATTCTCGACAATGGCAGCTCACCTTGAGCGTCAACTGGGGTATAGTGTCATCAAACATGCTATGAATTCAGCTGGAATTGTCCGTTTCCCTGAAGCGCATTTTGATATGGTCAGGTTAGGGATCGGTTTGTATGGGGTTGATCCGACAGCGATCAGCCACCATATGTTGCAACCTATCAGTACATTGAAGACATCTATTTCTCAGGTTAAATATATCAAGGAAGGGGAAACTGTTGGATACAGCAGAAAAGGGGTAGCAGAACGCCCAACGACCATTGCAACAATCGGTATCGGTTATGCAGATGGTTTTGACCGTCGTTTCAGTAATGGAGTAGGCAAAGTGTTAATTAATGGACAACTGGCGCCTGTTATTGGCAATGTCTGTATGGATATGACAATGGTTGACATAACAGGTATTGAAGCTGCAGAAGGTGATGAAGTTATTGTATTTGGAGAAGGACTGACGATCAGTGATCAGGCTAAAGCAATAGGTACAATTCCTTACGAAATCCTGACCAGTATCAATGAAAGGGTCAAAAGGGTATTCTACGCTTAG
- a CDS encoding alpha/beta hydrolase, which translates to MRHIFTLLGSLLLSVAVFAAETDTVTIHSATMNESWKATVTLPDAYQTDANRSFPVVYMLHGHSGNFSNYTSSFPELSKYADELQLIVVCPDGDFNSWYIDSPIDPKSQFETYISKEVVKWVDQHYRTIQDRKGRAITGLSMGGHGALYLAAKHADTFGAAASMSGGVDFTPWPLSWQISKKLGPYKSNTQVWESHTVIANAEKLKDGQVTLFIDCGVDDFFIEVNRQLHQKLLELKYPHIYMERPGEHNWDYWNKSVPYHLAFFDEFFDQSPE; encoded by the coding sequence ATGCGACACATTTTTACCTTACTAGGAAGCCTCCTCCTTTCTGTTGCGGTCTTTGCAGCAGAAACAGATACTGTAACGATTCACAGCGCCACTATGAACGAAAGCTGGAAAGCAACAGTTACCCTTCCTGATGCTTACCAAACTGATGCTAACAGGTCATTCCCAGTAGTATACATGCTACACGGACATTCAGGTAATTTCTCTAACTACACCAGTTCATTCCCTGAGCTATCTAAATATGCAGATGAGCTACAACTTATTGTCGTTTGTCCAGACGGAGACTTCAATAGCTGGTATATTGACAGCCCCATTGATCCTAAAAGCCAATTTGAGACCTATATCAGTAAGGAAGTCGTTAAATGGGTTGATCAGCATTACCGCACTATTCAGGACAGAAAAGGCAGAGCCATTACTGGGTTAAGTATGGGGGGGCATGGTGCACTTTACCTTGCTGCCAAACATGCTGATACATTTGGGGCAGCAGCTAGCATGAGCGGAGGAGTTGACTTCACTCCTTGGCCTTTGAGTTGGCAAATTAGCAAAAAGTTAGGCCCTTATAAGTCCAATACACAGGTATGGGAATCTCATACGGTTATTGCCAATGCTGAAAAGTTAAAGGATGGCCAGGTAACGCTATTTATAGATTGTGGTGTTGATGACTTTTTTATTGAGGTAAACCGCCAATTGCATCAAAAGCTTCTGGAGCTTAAGTATCCTCACATCTACATGGAAAGACCGGGTGAACACAACTGGGATTACTGGAATAAGTCAGTCCCTTACCATTTGGCGTTTTTTGATGAATTCTTTGATCAATCTCCTGAATAG
- a CDS encoding YceI family protein, translating to MNKATKFAAIGFMSFAMVACGAKQENTEEAQAGVTTETAAAEGLAAGSYAIVDSASSVKWTGKKVGGEHFGTISVSEGSFEIAEGTVKSGSFTIDMSSVAVSDIPAEDEMNAKLVGHLKADDFFGVENFPTASFEISSVEAVEGAYNVTGMLTLKDSTQEVSFPATIETAEGTATVAAKFSIDRTKFGITYSSKSILGDAADKFIYDDVEIELNVTAAAEVVEATVEADETAEASAEATEATEESAE from the coding sequence ATGAACAAGGCTACTAAATTTGCCGCGATCGGTTTTATGTCATTTGCTATGGTTGCATGTGGCGCTAAACAAGAAAACACTGAAGAAGCACAAGCAGGTGTAACTACTGAGACTGCTGCAGCTGAAGGTCTTGCAGCTGGCTCTTACGCTATCGTTGATTCTGCTAGCTCTGTAAAGTGGACTGGTAAAAAAGTAGGTGGTGAGCACTTCGGTACTATCAGTGTAAGCGAAGGTTCTTTCGAAATCGCTGAAGGTACAGTAAAATCAGGTTCATTCACTATCGACATGAGCTCTGTTGCAGTTTCTGACATCCCTGCTGAGGATGAAATGAACGCTAAACTGGTAGGTCACCTGAAAGCTGATGATTTCTTCGGCGTTGAGAACTTCCCTACTGCATCTTTCGAGATCTCTTCAGTAGAAGCTGTTGAGGGTGCTTACAACGTAACTGGTATGCTGACTTTGAAAGACTCTACACAAGAGGTTTCTTTCCCAGCTACTATCGAAACTGCTGAAGGTACTGCTACAGTTGCAGCTAAATTCTCTATCGACAGAACTAAATTCGGTATCACTTATAGCTCTAAGTCTATCCTTGGTGACGCTGCTGACAAGTTCATCTACGATGACGTAGAAATCGAATTGAACGTTACTGCTGCTGCTGAAGTTGTAGAAGCTACTGTAGAAGCTGACGAAACTGCTGAGGCATCTGCTGAAGCTACAGAGGCTACTGAAGAGTCTGCTGAATAA
- a CDS encoding tetratricopeptide repeat protein, whose amino-acid sequence MSLTIHTAKTKAVIIGVGEFPKDESLAPIGGIQQELDSLKSAFVDKQVLGLPKENIVSLVDKEDNTRIKEVLASAAEESKDTLIICFNGYVVLRKERLFFMTGNSTLEKAHVNGIALEEIIDILKETEAQRILFLIDAEYQKLNFESDIQPNQLVVQLFDQYGSDLPNKVFLSTPTDDNVTSGLFTKELVQILENGISKQQATITLDDIFEKFQHVSEDIKPLISKGDQGTFKLAFNKRYAKFIQLKEDADLHFVNAAYQSARPYLKEASELFPEDEEISKKKAFVELLTQAEAAYNREAFVEAHATFNKATALYQLPTSTEGSIRSLAAQANRHFEAEDFENAKILYEQLVKLDDTNNASFQERLDKSIQEIEFITLRHKGDEAYFKGNYSEAMKNYASSMKTHSDPVVVRRMEECERFIVQENIIREKVKVELEDEIRQQLQSEFNTTPQETPAKAEEGLSKETEESLRQSIRDEVMGELEDAFWKRTAIWNAEEAYDFYISVFPQGKHITKAKQRVIELRSIQPENETPAPANEVVDNEVTPTTVTNEVVEEENITEVPEVNGHETVTVNGTSIHGLDQALLSKLRHEPVEDVIKEISESLSVNGIAPNTETPVTEEVSSIAEEVVIPAIDNELQTEVQETLEAVVEETPAIEDESVVADSTQEEPVQEVEVPTEEVATPILAEEQQEEVEEAVENETSFEVNITEEISAAEELIAGILDKEEQSEKEDNVKTPSIERSQPAVTAQKKAPKRQSEVESESSDEASLKALSEDDLWKRAEQERTVLAYMDYINYTKESLHIADAYYMINKLSSQEGSSNKTATFTETTTSTPSEDTSVETTPVSNAVEENVDVTSLDEESLWQYAKSKDTVDAYREYLSHSEDNAYLTEAYSRINELNRAEDKTEEAVVEEAPVTPPSDFEEVYKAAMEKSISETTEEETTVSHFNEVEETVSESPVTDFAEPEVNTEEIVEEEVEEPVAAIEETESEDDEEDILWKNTIDEDSMSAYFNYLNLTKEKRYWDEAKGRINDLKNDSQNKEEKDWKEAEQHDTVEAYKEYIKQYPLGIYYAKAMFRINALESQLK is encoded by the coding sequence ATGTCTTTGACGATTCACACAGCTAAAACCAAAGCAGTAATCATCGGCGTCGGGGAATTTCCGAAAGATGAATCCCTTGCGCCTATTGGCGGAATTCAGCAAGAGCTAGACTCACTTAAGTCTGCATTTGTTGATAAACAAGTACTCGGCTTGCCCAAGGAAAACATTGTTTCCCTTGTTGACAAGGAGGACAATACGCGCATCAAAGAAGTACTGGCTAGCGCTGCTGAAGAATCCAAGGATACACTCATAATTTGCTTCAATGGTTATGTGGTATTGAGAAAGGAACGATTGTTCTTTATGACAGGTAATTCCACATTGGAAAAAGCACATGTGAATGGTATTGCGCTTGAAGAAATCATCGATATCCTGAAGGAAACTGAAGCACAACGCATCCTTTTCCTGATTGACGCCGAGTATCAAAAACTTAACTTCGAATCTGATATCCAGCCTAACCAACTGGTTGTTCAGCTGTTTGACCAATATGGATCTGACTTGCCAAACAAAGTATTCCTATCAACTCCAACTGATGACAATGTCACGTCAGGACTTTTCACAAAAGAGTTGGTTCAAATACTTGAAAACGGCATTTCAAAACAGCAAGCAACCATCACTTTGGATGATATTTTTGAGAAATTCCAACATGTATCTGAAGATATAAAGCCGCTTATCAGCAAAGGTGATCAGGGAACGTTTAAACTCGCATTCAACAAGCGTTATGCTAAGTTCATTCAACTGAAAGAAGATGCAGACCTGCATTTTGTTAATGCTGCTTACCAGTCTGCAAGACCTTACCTGAAAGAAGCATCTGAGCTTTTCCCTGAAGACGAAGAAATCAGCAAAAAGAAAGCTTTTGTTGAACTACTGACTCAGGCAGAAGCGGCATACAATAGAGAAGCATTTGTGGAAGCTCATGCCACCTTTAATAAAGCTACAGCATTGTACCAATTACCGACCTCAACAGAAGGAAGTATCCGTTCATTGGCTGCGCAAGCCAACCGCCATTTTGAGGCTGAGGACTTCGAGAATGCCAAGATTTTGTACGAACAACTTGTAAAACTGGATGACACTAACAATGCCAGCTTCCAAGAAAGACTAGACAAGAGTATTCAGGAAATCGAGTTTATCACACTTCGCCACAAGGGCGATGAGGCTTACTTCAAGGGCAACTATAGCGAAGCTATGAAGAACTATGCTAGTTCTATGAAAACGCACAGTGACCCTGTTGTAGTCCGTCGTATGGAAGAGTGCGAGCGCTTTATCGTACAGGAAAACATTATCCGTGAAAAAGTAAAAGTAGAGTTGGAAGACGAGATTCGTCAACAGCTCCAATCTGAATTTAACACTACACCACAAGAAACCCCTGCAAAAGCTGAAGAAGGGCTGTCCAAAGAAACAGAAGAATCACTTCGCCAATCAATCAGGGATGAAGTAATGGGTGAACTGGAAGATGCTTTCTGGAAGCGTACTGCTATTTGGAATGCAGAAGAAGCATACGATTTCTATATCAGTGTCTTCCCGCAAGGCAAGCACATTACTAAAGCCAAGCAGCGAGTAATTGAGCTTAGGTCTATTCAACCAGAAAATGAGACTCCAGCTCCTGCTAACGAAGTTGTTGACAATGAAGTAACTCCTACTACTGTCACTAATGAAGTAGTGGAAGAAGAAAATATTACTGAAGTACCTGAAGTTAATGGTCACGAAACAGTGACAGTGAATGGTACTTCTATTCACGGACTTGATCAGGCACTGCTTTCAAAACTGAGACATGAGCCTGTTGAAGATGTGATTAAAGAGATCTCTGAATCGCTTTCAGTGAACGGAATTGCACCAAATACTGAGACACCTGTAACAGAAGAAGTCTCTTCAATTGCGGAGGAAGTAGTAATTCCTGCCATTGATAATGAGCTTCAAACTGAAGTTCAGGAAACTCTTGAAGCTGTAGTAGAGGAAACACCTGCCATAGAAGATGAGAGTGTTGTTGCTGATAGCACTCAAGAAGAGCCTGTACAGGAAGTAGAAGTACCTACTGAAGAAGTAGCTACACCAATACTAGCAGAAGAGCAGCAGGAAGAGGTTGAAGAAGCAGTAGAAAATGAGACTTCATTTGAAGTTAACATTACTGAAGAAATCTCAGCAGCTGAAGAACTGATTGCGGGTATTCTTGATAAGGAAGAGCAGTCAGAAAAAGAGGACAATGTTAAAACGCCTAGTATTGAGCGTTCTCAACCTGCTGTTACAGCACAGAAGAAAGCGCCAAAACGTCAGTCTGAAGTTGAATCTGAATCAAGTGATGAAGCTAGCCTGAAAGCACTGTCTGAAGACGACCTATGGAAACGTGCTGAACAGGAGCGCACTGTTTTGGCTTACATGGACTATATCAACTATACAAAAGAGTCCCTGCATATTGCTGATGCTTACTACATGATCAACAAACTGAGCAGTCAGGAAGGTAGCAGCAACAAAACAGCAACGTTCACAGAAACGACCACTTCTACTCCAAGCGAGGATACTTCGGTAGAAACAACTCCTGTAAGTAACGCTGTTGAGGAAAATGTTGACGTTACAAGCCTTGATGAAGAAAGCCTGTGGCAATATGCTAAGTCAAAAGATACAGTTGATGCATACCGTGAATACCTGAGCCACTCAGAAGACAATGCTTACCTGACTGAAGCTTACAGCCGTATCAACGAACTGAACAGAGCTGAAGATAAAACGGAAGAAGCAGTGGTAGAGGAAGCACCTGTAACACCTCCTAGCGACTTTGAGGAAGTTTATAAAGCTGCCATGGAGAAGTCAATATCTGAAACAACGGAAGAAGAAACTACTGTATCTCACTTCAATGAAGTAGAAGAGACAGTTTCTGAAAGCCCTGTTACTGACTTCGCTGAACCAGAAGTCAATACGGAAGAAATAGTTGAAGAAGAAGTTGAGGAACCTGTTGCTGCAATAGAAGAAACAGAAAGTGAGGATGACGAAGAGGATATTCTATGGAAAAACACCATCGATGAAGACTCTATGAGTGCCTACTTTAACTACCTCAACCTGACAAAGGAGAAAAGGTATTGGGATGAAGCTAAGGGTCGTATCAATGACCTGAAAAATGATTCACAGAACAAAGAGGAAAAAGATTGGAAAGAGGCTGAACAGCATGACACTGTAGAGGCATATAAAGAATATATTAAGCAATACCCTCTTGGAATCTACTATGCTAAAGCTATGTTCCGCATAAATGCACTGGAATCACAGCTGAAGTAA
- a CDS encoding DUF2254 domain-containing protein: MIQEIQNFILKKAKNVLNSIAFYSSVVALSYMVLAIVVRNVEYLEMVKGYKKTLGIDFVNSEENARLILGGLVGGIISLMVFSFSMVMVVINRTMATLSPRVVPGIITKKSHQIVLGYYIGTIVFCLITITGVGEEFDGKAVIPDLGVLIALFSGIGCLVMFVYFIHSISQSIQVDNILNGIYRTTLNGMQKAKEGEKLPESVFKHEKEDEEWVRVYAAQVGYLKKVHTKALCDLLDEHDLKLSVLIRMGDFTVKGFPFVKVNRSLEEDESLQDKIQSSFEFYQEEFTQDHYRFGFRQITEIAVKALSPGINDPGTAVKAIDLLTILFIERLSLFDFTVTKGKEDVPRLFVREPTFGELLYECITPIRKYGREDTLVMATILKLLEDLTIVSINKAKQEEILELEKLAKSVSSEADRYLINQLDRAKINEYLSNIERLLQNQNGNKSFSIQLEVETDD, translated from the coding sequence TTGATACAAGAAATCCAAAATTTCATTCTTAAGAAGGCGAAGAACGTTCTTAATTCAATCGCATTTTATTCCTCAGTAGTGGCTTTGTCATATATGGTGCTGGCAATTGTGGTTAGAAATGTGGAGTACCTTGAAATGGTGAAAGGTTATAAAAAGACTTTAGGGATAGATTTTGTCAATAGTGAGGAAAATGCAAGGCTAATTCTGGGAGGTTTGGTTGGTGGAATTATTTCATTGATGGTCTTTAGTTTTTCGATGGTAATGGTGGTAATCAATAGGACAATGGCAACTTTATCTCCACGGGTTGTCCCAGGTATTATTACCAAGAAGTCTCACCAGATTGTATTGGGGTATTATATCGGGACCATCGTTTTTTGCTTGATTACCATTACAGGAGTTGGGGAGGAGTTTGATGGAAAAGCGGTTATACCGGACTTGGGAGTACTGATAGCCTTGTTTTCAGGTATCGGTTGCTTGGTGATGTTTGTGTACTTTATTCACTCCATTTCCCAGTCCATACAGGTAGACAATATTCTCAATGGAATCTACAGAACAACATTGAATGGAATGCAAAAGGCTAAGGAGGGTGAGAAACTTCCCGAAAGTGTATTCAAGCATGAAAAAGAAGACGAGGAATGGGTTAGGGTTTATGCAGCACAAGTTGGGTATTTAAAGAAAGTCCATACGAAAGCCCTATGTGATTTATTGGATGAACATGACTTGAAGTTGAGTGTGCTGATCAGGATGGGAGATTTTACGGTAAAAGGCTTTCCATTCGTTAAGGTTAATCGCAGTTTGGAAGAGGATGAGTCGCTGCAAGATAAAATACAGTCAAGCTTTGAGTTTTATCAGGAGGAGTTTACACAGGATCATTACCGGTTTGGCTTCCGTCAGATCACTGAGATTGCAGTAAAGGCACTTAGCCCAGGGATCAATGATCCTGGTACAGCCGTAAAAGCGATAGACTTGCTGACAATTCTGTTTATTGAACGTTTGTCGCTGTTCGACTTTACCGTAACAAAAGGCAAAGAAGATGTACCCCGCCTGTTTGTAAGAGAGCCTACATTTGGAGAGTTGCTGTATGAGTGTATCACTCCAATAAGGAAATATGGGAGGGAGGATACATTGGTTATGGCCACGATACTGAAGCTTTTGGAAGATTTGACAATTGTATCAATTAATAAAGCGAAACAAGAAGAGATTTTGGAACTGGAAAAGCTGGCAAAAAGTGTCTCTTCGGAAGCAGATAGGTACTTGATTAATCAATTGGATAGAGCAAAAATTAATGAATATCTGTCCAATATCGAAAGGTTACTACAGAACCAAAATGGAAACAAAAGCTTTTCAATCCAATTGGAAGTAGAGACAGATGATTGA
- a CDS encoding rhamnogalacturonan acetylesterase — MRTLSIIFLLFVCVGCKKELKPITIYMVGDSTMADKQPNKAPETGWGQVFPQFVNEYVAIKNQAVNGRSSKSFLGESRWQPVVDSLQVGDYVFIQFGHNDQKKDSLRYTSLDEYRANLKKYVEETREKGANPILFTSVMRRRFDENGKFYDTHGGYPEVVREVAEGLNVPLIDLHQQTEMLITEHGINDSKKLFLILKAGEHDNYPEGKDDNTHFSEYGAVKVAQLAVNSIKGLELPLAQYLKN; from the coding sequence ATGAGAACCCTATCTATTATTTTTTTACTGTTTGTGTGTGTTGGGTGTAAAAAGGAACTGAAGCCAATTACGATTTATATGGTTGGTGATTCTACAATGGCAGACAAGCAACCTAACAAAGCACCCGAGACTGGTTGGGGACAAGTCTTTCCCCAATTTGTGAACGAATATGTTGCCATTAAGAATCAGGCTGTAAATGGTCGAAGCTCCAAGTCATTTCTAGGAGAAAGTAGATGGCAACCTGTCGTAGACTCATTGCAGGTGGGTGATTATGTCTTTATCCAATTTGGGCATAATGACCAGAAAAAAGATTCTCTGCGCTATACTTCGTTGGATGAGTATAGAGCCAATCTGAAAAAGTATGTGGAAGAAACAAGAGAGAAAGGGGCGAATCCTATTCTTTTTACTTCGGTTATGAGACGTAGATTTGATGAAAATGGAAAGTTTTATGATACACATGGTGGATATCCAGAAGTGGTGAGGGAAGTTGCCGAAGGTTTAAATGTTCCGCTGATAGATCTCCATCAGCAGACAGAAATGCTGATAACGGAGCACGGCATCAATGACTCAAAAAAGCTTTTCTTAATACTGAAAGCAGGTGAGCATGACAATTACCCAGAAGGTAAGGATGATAATACCCATTTCAGTGAATATGGTGCTGTTAAGGTGGCTCAATTGGCAGTGAATTCCATAAAAGGATTAGAATTACCACTTGCTCAGTACTTGAAAAATTAA